Part of the Methylomonas sp. AM2-LC genome, TTGGCGGTCAGGCAAGGCATTTTGTTTTTATTACTGTGCTGGGGAGGTGGGGGAATACTTAAAACAGTTGCCTGGACACACAGTATAGGTGCACCCATTAAAATAACCTTGGTACAAGGTAATGTTAGCCAAGAACAAAAATGGCTACCAGATCAACAAATCAATACTTTAAAGCGCTATCAAGAATTAACTGAACAGCATTGGCAGGATTCAAATGTGATTATTTGGCCTGAGACTGCCATCCCGGCATTTTATACACAGGTTAAAAATTTTTTTCTGGAGCCTTTGGCCGCAATAGCTCATCAGCATAATGTCGATGTGGTGGTTAGTTTGCCCAGTAGTGGAGAGGATAATGAATATTTTAACAGTGTATTGGTTCTAGATAATCTCGATCAGTTTTACCATAAAAATCATTTACTACCATTCGGCGAGTATTTACCTTTACAACCCTTGTCTGGATGGATTCTGAATCTGGTCAATATACCTCTTGGCAGTTTTACCGCGGGTGAAGATCGGCAAATGTTACTCCGTGCCGGGGGCTATCCGTTTATTACCACAATTTGTTATGAAGATGCCTTTGGGGAGCAGGTGACACGACAACTAACGGATGCTGCCTATATTGTCAATGTGACTAACGATGCTTGGTTCGGAGATTCTTCACAAGCCTATCAGCATATGCAGATGGCACAAATGAGAGCATTAGAAAGCGGACGTTATCTAGTAAGAGCAACGAATACCGGTGTGACCGGATTTGTCGCTCCCAATGGCTCTATTCTGAAACAGGCTCCGTTATTTACGGCGACTACGTTGACCGATAGCATAGTGCCAATGACTGGACTTACGCCTTATGCGCGCTTTGGTGATAATGCTGTGTTTGCACTATTGATTGCTGTGGTGTTAATAATCAATTTGTGTGCATCCAATAAATGGCAAAAAGTTCTGCAGCGAGCTTAATATTAAATCGTTTTTTTGTGCTGCCAGCCGCAGGCAATACTAGCTAATAATCCGCCAAAACTGTCAGCTAGCCAATCCATACTGCTTGGGGTTCTGCCCATAACAAAGGATTGATGCCACTCATCTGACAGCCCATAAAGGCTACAAAAGCCAAAACTTAAAATCATAAGCAGAAGGCTATTATGCATAAAATGTCTTAATACTCGCCAGGCGCAGATACCCATAATGGCATAAGCAAGAAAATGTTGCAGTTTGTCCTCGTTTTCAAATAAATCGGTACCAGGTAACACGGATTGTGCAGATAGCCAATAAATCAAACTGCAGTAAGAAATTAAAACCAAAAAGTCTAATTGTTTGCGCATAATTATCTGTGTCTGGTTAAGAATGATAGCGGTTTTCTCTATTTTTAACACTATAAGTGGGGGAGATGGCGCCAGGAACGATGGCTATTTTAACGTATTTATGCAACCTGCTTCATTTTGTTCGGGGTGAGTAGCTCGATGAATTAGGTAAACAGTGATTGCGCCAAGCGAATATTGAATACTTTAGCTTAAGGTGCGCGTAGAATGAGGTACTCGCATTAGTCAATGAGGAGGTTAGTATGAAAAGAATAATAATAGCTACAGTTTTTTGTGGATTGTCAGGTATTTATAGTGGCGTTTTTGCTGATGTAAGCTTGCAATCCAATGCGGATGTGCAAGGCAGTTGGACATTAGACTATACCAAAAAGAACGCAACGACTGCTGAAACAATTAAACGCGAAGATAATTGGAGTTTTAGTGAAGGTAAAGTCACTATTAAACATATTCCGCGTGAAGGCACTTACTATGATCAATCACCCGTTGGTTTTGAGGTTGAAGGTGGAAAGTTAAAAATAGGGCTGTTAGGAAGACCGGATAAGTTTGATGTTTTTTCGATGCTGGAAAAAGACGATAAAACCATGGTGTTAAAAGGAAAATTTGGTGATATTTATCATTTTTCAAAAAAGTAGTTTTAGGTGTTTTGATCTAGTTGTTTAGCCGGTTAGCATTAGTGAGTAGCTTGTTCTTTGCGTTTTTATGGAGAATGAGAAAATAAAACGACTATCCAAGTGGTTTGGATAGTCTATTTTTTTACACTAAAATAAATTGATTTTTTGGAAAATACAAACATGTTTCCCTGGAAGGATTAAAGTTGATAAAATTGCTAAGCTTTTAACAAAATGGGGTGAAATATATGACAGTTATTGAAAGAATTCAAGATCAGCTTAACCAGAATGGGGTAGTACTTTATATGAAAGGTACACCTGATTTTCCTCAGTGTGGTTTTTCCGGTCGAGTGGTACAGGTGCTTCAAGCGTGTGATGCCAAATACAAAGCCGTTAATATTTTCGACGATCCTGAGTTGCGTGAAACCTTGAAACAATATTCAAACTGGCCTACCTATCCGCAGTTGTATATCAAAGGCGAACTAGTGGGTGGTTGTGACATTGTTATGGATTTGTACAACAAAGGAGAGCTCGCGCCCATGCTGGTAGCAGCCTATCATTCTGAGTCTGTGTAATTTATCTGGATCCAGTATCAATTGCTGATGGTAATATTCGATGATTGTGTGTCGGGTTAGCAACGAACCTAACCCGACTGAGTGGAAATAATGCCAACTCTATCATAGAATTGTTTTTTCCAGTTCCGATAAGGTTTGCCAGCGATTAATAATTTGGCAGAATATCTTGGCCGTTTGCTCCGCATCGTAAAGTGCTGAATGCGCTTTATCATTGTCCCAGTCCAGTCCAGCTGCTTCGGCAATTTTTGCTAATACCGTTTGTCCAAAGGCTAAGCCGCCTAAAGTAGCAGTATCAAAGCTGCTAAAAGGATGAAAAGGGCTTCTTTTGCATTGAGTGCGTTCAATTGCAGCATTCAGGAAGTTAATGTCGAAAGAAGGGTTGTGTCCGACCAATATGGCACGTTTGCACGCATTGCGTTTAACGGCTGACCTAATGGGGGCGAATAATTTGGTTAATGCTGCACTTTCATCGATAGCCATTCTAAAGGGATGAAAGGGGTCTATGCCAGTGAATTTTAGTGCTGCGGCATCCAACTCGGAGTTTTTAAAGGGTATAATATTACATTGATGTTTTTCGGTAATAATCAGTCGATCCCGTTCATCAGGTTCTACAATGATGGCTGCAATTTCCAGCAGAGGGTTTTTCTTGACATTAAAACCAGCGGTTTCAATATCAATGATAACGGGTAGATAGCCTCTAAAGCGGTTTCCTAGCGGGTTTTGGCGGGTTTCCATGAGTGTTGATAATATAAAAAAGCTCTGTTGTATGCTATGTTACGCGAGTTTTCAGTAGGTTCAAAAACTATTCAAGGTAGTCAGGTGAATATGATGCAAATTAAAAAATTAAAAAAAACAAAAATACTGTTTACAGTAGCCGCCTTGGCATTAATAAATGGCTGTGCAACAACAACTAAAGTATCTGATCCTGCTGATCCCTGGGTGGGATGGAATCGGGGCGCTCAATCCTTTAATGACGGTTTGGATAGTTATATTGTTAAACCTGTTGCTCAAGGTTACGATACTATTATGCCGAGCTTTGCGCATAAAGGCGTCACCAATTTTTTTAGCAATCTTGATGATATAGATGTAATTGCTAATGATGCCCTACAAGGTAAGTTTTCTCAGTCCGGTATGGATAGCGCCCGATTATTGGTTAATACCACCGTCGGTTTGGCTGGTTTTATTGATGTCGGTACACTACTGGAACTTCCCAAACACAATGAGGATTTTGATCAAACTCTAGGTTATTGGGGTGTGCCTACTGGACCTTATCTGGTTCTACCTTTTTTTGGCCCCAGTTCACCACGCGCTGTGTTTGGTTTGTTAGGCGATGCCGCATTAAATCCTATCAGTTATACAGGTATTTATTTTGGTTCAGGTTCATCTTTATCCTACGAAGTCTCTGGCGGTTTGGGGATCTTAAAAGCGATTGATACGCGTGCAAATAATTTAGGGTTGGAAAAAGTGATCAATGAGGCCGCTGTGGATCGTTATGATTTTTTCAAAAACGCTTATATTTCCAGACGTAATTATTTGGTACATGATGGCAAGGTATCAGACGAAGATGATGTTTTAAAATTCGAAGAGAAAAACAGTAACGGTATGGGGCCAATTAGTCCTTATTAAGTTAAGTAGTCAGACTTCTCCTGTAGCGGGGGAAGTCTGGAAACCGTCATTTAGTGTCCGCTAAACCATTTATCAATTTCTTCTATATTTTCCACACTCAGTCCGCCAGACCAGACTCTAAGCATGATTAAGCTGCGAGCATAATCGTAACAAGACTTTTGGTATTCAATATGTGCCTTGTAGACATCACGTTGCGACTCTAGTACATCAACTATCGTATTAACACCCAATTCATATCCTTGCTGCTTGGCCGCATGGGTTTTCTTGATTGCTTCCAAATGTCTTAAGGTTGAATCTATTTTGGATTCACCCGAGGACGCATTTAAAAATGCACTACGGGTTTGGCGTTCAATTTCGCGTTTTAGCTTTTCAAATTCCTGTAAAACAATTTGCCTTTTTGCCGAAGCTTCATGGTAACCCGCTTCGACCCTGCCACCTTCATAAATAGGTACATTGACTAGCAAATTAACACTACTGACTTGATAGCCATTGCCCGTTGGTGAAATTTGCCGGTTATCGAAGCTTTGGTCGGAATAGGTTTCGATGGCTTGTAATGACAGAACGGGTAGGTGATCAGCTCTACTGGCTGCCATATTGTGTTCTGCTGAATCCAGGGCGGCGTGAAGAGCGTATAAGCCGGGATTGGAATTGATGGCATCGCTGATCCATTGCTCGACATTGTTTGGTGCCTTTGGAAATAATTGCACAGATAATAGATCAAGATTGGTAGGTAAGATGCCGGAAATTTCACGTAACTGCTCTAAAGATATGGCCTTTTCATTTTCGGCTTCTATTATCTGAGTAGCCAATTGTTCGTGATAAGCTTGGACTTCATAAAGATCCGTGATTTTTACCATTTGTCGTTTTTGCATTTCTGTAAGACGTTTGACTTGCATGTCAACCGCATTTTTCTCTTCTTGCAAATAGGAGATTTTATCGACAGCTTCAAGAGTGAGTAAGTAACGATCCAACAATTCGCCAGAGAGTTCTAGGCGATAAGCATCTTGTTCCGCAGTTGCTTGTCTAGTGCTATCCTCAGCACTTCGATAGCGCAGAAAGGTGGCTAAATCAAATAAAGCTTGTCTGGCTTGTACGACACCACGCAAACCAGGGTAGTTTTGTACGCCTGTCGAGATAGAGTTGTATTGGTTTTTGGAGTAACTACCATTGGCTGTGATTTGGGGGAGCAGTTTACTGAAGGCTAAATCTTCCCGGGCTTTGGTTTGATCAATAATAAATTGTTTACTGAGAATGGTTGGGTTATTGGTGATGGCTTGTTGGTATAACTCTAACAAAACACCAGCCTTTGTGTGATGACTTGTCAAAGTTAACACTAACACACTTAATAGTTTTAGTCGGAATGCGTTGCGTAGCATACGAAGCTCAATCCTCTGTAAACGAATGGGCAATACTATCTTTTAAAGGTGCCGCTAAATACTGAAACATTGTGCGTTCGCCGGTATGAATCATTACATCGGCGGGCATACCCGGTAAAAGTTTTAGTTCAGATTTTAACAAGGTTTGTAATCCGTTAGAGCTAATAGCAATTCGTGACAGAAAATAAGGTTCGGCGTTGGCAACATGTTCGTCAGTTAGACGATCAGCCGATATAAATATCAACGTACCGTCAATTTTGGGGGTAGTTCTGGTTTTAAAAGCGCTAAAGCGAATTTCTGCTGTTTGGCCAATATGGACTCGATCAATATCCATCGGCGTAATGCGGGCTTCTACAATCAAGTTTTCTCCTTGAGGGACAATATCTAATAACTTGCCACCGGGTTGGATAACTGCGCCAATGGTATGTACCGTTAGTCCCATGATCATGCCAGCAACAGGTGCTTTGATGATGGTTCGGATGACTGTATCCTGTAAAGATTGAATGCGTTCACGTAATTCAAATAAGTTTGCTTGCACTTCGCTCAATTCTTTGGCGACATCACGTTGCATATCTTTAGTTAATTGCACAATTTTCAGCTCAGTTTCTGCTTTTTGCTGACTTGTTTCCGCAATCCCGGATACCAGTTCTCCCAGTTTTCCTTCTGATTGTGATAGATTACGTTGAAATTCTCGGACTTTTTGCTTTTCGGAGTAACCCAGGTTAACCAGTGCATTGTAATCATTGACCTCATCCTGAAAAGATTGAATCAATTGTTTTTGGCTTTTACGCTGGACTTCTAAGCCAGTAATGCGCGAATCAAATTGCTCAATCTGGCGTCTATACAAACCAATTTCACCTTCAAAAGCCTTTTTCTGTACACTAAATGTATGGTTTTGTACCTGCATGGCTTCCTTAGCCCGGTTATCATCCTTATTGATAATTAATGTGTCTGGATAGTTGATTTCTGTTGCAAAGTTTTGTTGAGCAAGTAAACGCGCTTCTTTAGCTAAAGCAATATAAAATTGCCCATTCAAAATTTCTAGTTGTGCTTTAGGTTGTGTGTCATCCAGCACAATGAGTACTTGTCCTTGTTCTACATTGTCACCATCTTTACTCATAATGCTTTTAACGATACCGCCTTCAAGATGTTGAACAGTTTTGCTATAGCTTTCTACGGCTACAATGCCAGGTGCTAGTGCGGCGCTACTTAAAGGTGCTATTGCAGCCCATAGCCCAAAGCCGCCAAAAACAATAATAATGATAAGGATGCCAATGTGGCGAAAACGCCGTTCATCAGTATTTTCAATGCTAACAAGAGGTTTGTTATCAGACATGATAGCCAGTAGTATTAAGAAGTTGGTAAAGAATTGGTTGCTGAGGCTAATGACATAGGGCTAGGCTTTTTGCTCAACTGGTTTTTGGGGTTGTTGTTGAAGGGCGGCTAGTACATCTTCTTTAAACCCAAAATGCATAATTTCACCATTTGCCAGAATTAAAATATAGTCCATTTGGGCTAGGATATTACTTCTGTGGGTGATAATAATGACTGTACGGCCAGTTTGCTTTAAATATTGCAAAGTGCGCTGTAAGGCCATTTCACCTTCCTGATCAAGGTTTGAATTAGGCTCGTCCAGTAAAAAAACCTTCGGTTCTCCGTAGAGTGCCCGTGCCAATCCAAGGCGCTGGCGCTGTCCAGCAGATAAGCTATAGCCACTGCCTTCAATGCGAGTATTATAAGCTTCTGGTAAGTGTAATATCATGTCATGGATGCCAGCGTGTTTGGCCGCAGCAACTACTTTTTCTGGATCTACGATTCCAAAACGTGCAATATTTTCACCGATGCTGCCATCCAGTAACTCCACGTCTTGCGGTAAATAGCCAATGGCATTGCCTAATTGTGATTTATTCCATTGCCGAACCTCGGCTCCATCGAAGCGTACTGCTCCTTCGCTTGGTGCATAAATACCTAGTAATGCTCTTATCAGTGTTGATTTTCCTGCGGCGCTGGGGCCAACAATGGCCAGATGTGAACCTGCTGGAATGGCAAAATTAATGCCTTTAATCACTGGAACTGATAAACCGGGTGGAATAATGACGCAATTTTCTACCCGTATTTCGCCTACTAGCGGAGGCAGTAACATGGGTTCTTCGTTATTAGGTAGGTTGAATAACAATTTATCCAGACGATGATAGGCGTCACGTGCCATTAGTACACTGCGCCATTGAGCAATAATTTGATCAATTGGTGCCAGAGCGCGTCCCATCAAAATTGAGCCGGCTACGACCAGGCCAGGGGTTATTTCTCGGTGGATGGAG contains:
- a CDS encoding HlyD family type I secretion periplasmic adaptor subunit, translating into MSDNKPLVSIENTDERRFRHIGILIIIIVFGGFGLWAAIAPLSSAALAPGIVAVESYSKTVQHLEGGIVKSIMSKDGDNVEQGQVLIVLDDTQPKAQLEILNGQFYIALAKEARLLAQQNFATEINYPDTLIINKDDNRAKEAMQVQNHTFSVQKKAFEGEIGLYRRQIEQFDSRITGLEVQRKSQKQLIQSFQDEVNDYNALVNLGYSEKQKVREFQRNLSQSEGKLGELVSGIAETSQQKAETELKIVQLTKDMQRDVAKELSEVQANLFELRERIQSLQDTVIRTIIKAPVAGMIMGLTVHTIGAVIQPGGKLLDIVPQGENLIVEARITPMDIDRVHIGQTAEIRFSAFKTRTTPKIDGTLIFISADRLTDEHVANAEPYFLSRIAISSNGLQTLLKSELKLLPGMPADVMIHTGERTMFQYLAAPLKDSIAHSFTED
- the grxD gene encoding Grx4 family monothiol glutaredoxin; the protein is MTVIERIQDQLNQNGVVLYMKGTPDFPQCGFSGRVVQVLQACDAKYKAVNIFDDPELRETLKQYSNWPTYPQLYIKGELVGGCDIVMDLYNKGELAPMLVAAYHSESV
- a CDS encoding type I secretion system permease/ATPase; the protein is MVNTTDSNLSKPQSEIKQALLLCKSAFISVGIFSLFINLLLLIPSIYMLQVYDRVMASSSESTLLMLTLITLFLLMVMGGLEWTRSQIMNVTGNKLDNLLNSRIYNALFSQSLTSGKGMTAQPLTDLQMVRQFLTGPGLFAFFDAPWLPIFIVLLFLFHPYFGLTAIISALILTGFAVWNEYATKDDLENASKESIAAQQMTQANLRNAEVIDAMGMLPQVRERWRQRQNQHLDLQLRANAKGGLITALSKFYRLSIQSLILGLGAYLSIHREITPGLVVAGSILMGRALAPIDQIIAQWRSVLMARDAYHRLDKLLFNLPNNEEPMLLPPLVGEIRVENCVIIPPGLSVPVIKGINFAIPAGSHLAIVGPSAAGKSTLIRALLGIYAPSEGAVRFDGAEVRQWNKSQLGNAIGYLPQDVELLDGSIGENIARFGIVDPEKVVAAAKHAGIHDMILHLPEAYNTRIEGSGYSLSAGQRQRLGLARALYGEPKVFLLDEPNSNLDQEGEMALQRTLQYLKQTGRTVIIITHRSNILAQMDYILILANGEIMHFGFKEDVLAALQQQPQKPVEQKA
- the lnt gene encoding apolipoprotein N-acyltransferase, which translates into the protein MNRILNWKWALLAPIAGLLLTLSFAPYDYAFASIFSLMYLYRVWSIYPLKYSVILAYLFGLGLFGSGIWWVYISVHDYGGADITSAGLLTLLLVSIWAIFPALTAVIAVPFLKSTSVWIRITSIAVLWVAVEYFRGYWLLNGFPWLQIAYSQLDTPLAGFAPVLGVYGVGFFLAASAFVLVEMLTSQLAVRQGILFLLLCWGGGGILKTVAWTHSIGAPIKITLVQGNVSQEQKWLPDQQINTLKRYQELTEQHWQDSNVIIWPETAIPAFYTQVKNFFLEPLAAIAHQHNVDVVVSLPSSGEDNEYFNSVLVLDNLDQFYHKNHLLPFGEYLPLQPLSGWILNLVNIPLGSFTAGEDRQMLLRAGGYPFITTICYEDAFGEQVTRQLTDAAYIVNVTNDAWFGDSSQAYQHMQMAQMRALESGRYLVRATNTGVTGFVAPNGSILKQAPLFTATTLTDSIVPMTGLTPYARFGDNAVFALLIAVVLIINLCASNKWQKVLQRA
- a CDS encoding TolC family protein, coding for MLRNAFRLKLLSVLVLTLTSHHTKAGVLLELYQQAITNNPTILSKQFIIDQTKAREDLAFSKLLPQITANGSYSKNQYNSISTGVQNYPGLRGVVQARQALFDLATFLRYRSAEDSTRQATAEQDAYRLELSGELLDRYLLTLEAVDKISYLQEEKNAVDMQVKRLTEMQKRQMVKITDLYEVQAYHEQLATQIIEAENEKAISLEQLREISGILPTNLDLLSVQLFPKAPNNVEQWISDAINSNPGLYALHAALDSAEHNMAASRADHLPVLSLQAIETYSDQSFDNRQISPTGNGYQVSSVNLLVNVPIYEGGRVEAGYHEASAKRQIVLQEFEKLKREIERQTRSAFLNASSGESKIDSTLRHLEAIKKTHAAKQQGYELGVNTIVDVLESQRDVYKAHIEYQKSCYDYARSLIMLRVWSGGLSVENIEEIDKWFSGH
- a CDS encoding VacJ family lipoprotein gives rise to the protein MLREFSVGSKTIQGSQVNMMQIKKLKKTKILFTVAALALINGCATTTKVSDPADPWVGWNRGAQSFNDGLDSYIVKPVAQGYDTIMPSFAHKGVTNFFSNLDDIDVIANDALQGKFSQSGMDSARLLVNTTVGLAGFIDVGTLLELPKHNEDFDQTLGYWGVPTGPYLVLPFFGPSSPRAVFGLLGDAALNPISYTGIYFGSGSSLSYEVSGGLGILKAIDTRANNLGLEKVINEAAVDRYDFFKNAYISRRNYLVHDGKVSDEDDVLKFEEKNSNGMGPISPY
- the rnt gene encoding ribonuclease T, which gives rise to METRQNPLGNRFRGYLPVIIDIETAGFNVKKNPLLEIAAIIVEPDERDRLIITEKHQCNIIPFKNSELDAAALKFTGIDPFHPFRMAIDESAALTKLFAPIRSAVKRNACKRAILVGHNPSFDINFLNAAIERTQCKRSPFHPFSSFDTATLGGLAFGQTVLAKIAEAAGLDWDNDKAHSALYDAEQTAKIFCQIINRWQTLSELEKTIL
- a CDS encoding VanZ family protein → MRKQLDFLVLISYCSLIYWLSAQSVLPGTDLFENEDKLQHFLAYAIMGICAWRVLRHFMHNSLLLMILSFGFCSLYGLSDEWHQSFVMGRTPSSMDWLADSFGGLLASIACGWQHKKTI